GCTGGCGCCGGACGCGATCGTGGAGACGGTGTGCGAGGTGACCGCACGGGGCGCCCGGCCGCTGTCCTGCGCGCCGCTGCGGGAGGACCAGTTGGGGCTGATGCTCCAGGTCAAGGCGGTGGAGCGGGCGACCGTGGAGGCCGCGACGTTCAAGGACCGCGGCGCCGCGCTACGGGCGCTGGCGCTGCATCCGCTGGTGGACTCCCCCGCGGTGGCCGCCCGCATCCTGGAGCGGGCGGCCACGGAGGCGTGAGGGCGGAGGCGTGAGGGCGGAGGCGTGAGGGCGGAGGCGTGAGCCCACGGAATACCCTCCGCCCCCGCCGCGTTCTGGCCCGCAAGGGGCGCCCGGAACCCCTACGGGATCTGTGCGCCCCTGCCCTTAGTGGCCCCCTCCCCTTCGTGGTCCCCCTTAGTGGCCCCGCTTGAGCCACTCCTCCAGATGCGGGGCCTCCGCGCCGATCGTCGTCGCGTCGCCGTGTCCGGTACGCACCTGCGTCGTGGGCGGCAGAGTCAGCAGCCGGTCCCGGATCGAGGCCACGATCGTCGGGAAGTCCGAGAAGGACCGCCCGGTGGCGCCGGGGCCGCCCTGGAAGAGGGTGTCGCCGGTGAAGACGGTGCCCAGCTCGGGCGCGTGGAGGCAGACCGCACCGGGCGCATGGCCCGGGGTGTGCAGCACGGTCAGGTCCGTACCGGCGATGGTCAGCACCTGGCCGTCCGCCAGCTCCGCGTCCGGCGCGGTGTCCGGGTGGGTCATCTTCCACAACGGCAGGTCGGCGGGGTGCAGATGGATCCGGGCGCCGGTGCGGGAGGCCAGCGCCGGGGCCGCGTCGATGTGGTCGTTGTGCCCATGGGTGCACACGATCGCGCGCAGCGTCCGGCCGCCGAGGGCTTCGAGGATGGCGTCGGCGTCATGGGCGGCGTCGATGACGATCGCCTCGTCGTCGTCGCCGACGATCCAGACGTTGTTGTCGACGTCCCAGGTGCCGCCGTCGAGGGAGAAGGTTCCGGAGGTGACCAGGTGGTCGATACGGGCCGCCATCAGAGCGTCACCACCGAACGCAGGACATCGCCCGACTCCATCCGCGCGAAGGCCTGCTCGACGTCGTCGATGCCGATGGTCTCGGTGACGAACGCCCCCAGGTCGATCCGGCCCTGAAGATGCAGATCGACCAGCATCGGGAAGTCGCGGGAGGGCAGGCAGTCGCCGTACCAGGAGGATTTGAGGGCGCCGCCGCGGCCGAAGACGTCCAGGAGGGGGAGTTCCAGGGTCATGTCCGGGGTCGGCACGCCCACCAGGACGACGGTCCCGGCCAGGTCGCGGGCGTAGAACGCCTGCCGATAGGTCTCGGGGCGGCCGACCGCGTCGATGACGACATCCGCGCCGAAGCCGCCGGTCAGCTCGCGGACCGCTTCGACCGGGTCGGTGGAGCGCGAGTTGACCGTATGGGTGGCGCCCATGGAGCGCGCGGTCTCCAGTTTCCGGTCGTCGATGTCCACCGCGATGATCGTGACCGCACCGGCCAGCCGCGCGCCCACCACGGCCGCGTTGCCGACGCCGCCACAGCCGATGACCGCGACCGAGTCGCCCCGGCCGACGCCGCCGGTGTTGATCGCGGCGCCGATGCCCGCCATCACTCCGCAGCCCAGCAGCCCGGCCGCCTCGGGCGCCATCCGGGGGTCGACCTTGGTGCACTGTCCTGCGGCGACCAGCGTCTTGTCGGCGAAGGCGCCGATGCCCAGCGCCGGGCTCAGCTCCGTGCCGTCCTTCAGCGTCATCTTCTGGCGGGCATTGTGGGTGTCGAAGCAGTACTGGGGACGGCCGCGCAGACACGCACGGCACTGGCCGCACACCGCACGCCAGTTGAGGACGACGAAGTCGCCCGGCGCCACGTCGGTGACCCCGTCGCCGACCGACTCCACGACACCGGCCGCCTCGTGCCCGAGCAGGAACGGGAAGTCGTCGTTGATGCCGCCCTGCTTGTAGTGCAGATCGGTGTGGCACACCCCGCACGCCTGGATCTTCACCACGGCCTCGCCGGGACCCGGATCCGGCACCAGGATGGTCTCCAGCCGGACCGGTTCGTTCTTCCCCGGCGCAATCACGCCGCGCACTTCCTGTGCCATCGGGACAGCCCCTCTCACAGATCACCTACGGGACCACTGTGGCGCACCGCCACTGAGCCGTGCCTCACCGTACGCGTGCCGGGCCACCACGCACAGGACCACGGCCGGGTCCGTGATCTTTGCCCCATGGCCGCAGGCCGCGCGCCCGCTCGTGGTGCCCGCCGCCGCGGACCAGCGCGACGCCGGCGGCCGCCAGGACGCCCACCACCGACAGTCCGATCAGCCCGCCGCGGGTCGAGCCGGTGGCGTCCTGGAGGATCCCGAAGGCCGTCGGCGAGACGAACCCTCCGAGGTTTCCCAGGGAGTTGGCGAGCGCGATGGCGGGCGCCGCGGTCCGGGCGTGCAAGTAGCTCTGCGGAATCTTCCAGAAGCGGGGGTCACCAGCGGGGCAGGGCGGGGGTGACCCAGGCCGGGTCGGCGTGCCGCATCGCCGCGGCGTCGTCGCGGTCGCGCAGGCCGCCGTCGTCGGCCAGCCAGCGGCGGTGCAGTACGGCGAGCCGGTCGCGGTCGAGCGTGACGCCGAGGCCGGGGGCGTCGCCGACGTCCAGCCGGCCGTCACGGAAGGTGAGCCGCTCGGTGAGGACGTCCTCGGTCTGCCAGGGGTAGTGGCTGTCGCAGGCGTGGTCGAGGTGCGGCACGGTGGCCGCGACCTGGGTCATCGCGGCGAGGCTGATGCCCAGGTGGGTGTTGGAGTGCATGGACAGGCCGACGCCGAAGGTGCGGCAGACCGCGGCGAGTTCACGGGTGGCGCGCAGTCCGCCCCAGTAGTGGTGGTCGCTGAGCACGACCTGGACGGCGCCGCGGGTGAACGCCCCGGCGATCTCGTCGAAGGTCGTCACGCACATGTTCGTGGCGAGCGGGAGCGGTGTGCCGGCCGCGACCTCTGCCATCCGTGCGGTGCCGCTCGTCGGGTCCTCCAGGTACTCCAGGACGTCCCCCAGCTCGTCCGCCACCTCCAGCGACGTGCGCACGCTCCAGGCGCCGTTGGGGTCGATCCGCAGTGGCTGCCCGGGGAAGGCGGCGGCCAGCGCCCGGATGGCGGCGACCTCCTGCGCGGGTGCGAAGACCCCGCCCTTGAGCTTGAAGGACGTGAAGCCGTAGGTGTCGGCGAACCGGCGGGCCTGGGCGACGACACCGGCCGGGTCGAGCGCCGCGCCCCAGTCGTCGCGCTCCCCGCGGCCGCCCGGGTGCTCCTCCCAGCGGTAGAAGAGGTAGGCGCTGAACTCCACGCGGTCGCGGACCTTGCCGCCGAGCAGGGCGTGCACGGGCAGTCCGGCGGACCGGCCCCAGGCGTCGAGGCAGGCGACCTCGAAGCCGGAGAGGACGGACAGCCGCAGCTTGTCGGCGGTCTGGACGCCGCGCAGCCCGCCGACGTCCACGGCCTCGGCGCCGGTCGCGGCCGGTGAATCACCGCACACTTCGGCGGCGAGCGCAGGCAGCGCGTTCAGGTCCGTGACCGACCGGCCGATCAGTGCACTGGCCAACGGCTGGGCCAGCTCCAGGTACTTGGTGTCCCCGTAGGTCTCGCCGAGGCCGGTTGCGCCGCCCTCGGTGATCAGCTCGATGATCAGCCGGGGGGTGTACGGCTGGTGTACGCCCTGTGTGTTCAGCAGCGGCGGATCGGCCACCAGGATCGGGGTGATCCGGACTTCGGTGATCGTGAGGCTGTGCTGGGCATCCGTCATCCGGCAGGCTCCTACGCGATCGAAGGCTGTTTTCATATGTAGATGGCGTCTACAGATGGAGTTGGAGGTTAGGGATCTCGTCTCACGACCGTCAAGAGCCCGCACCGCACGAGCCTTTACCAAGGGTTGAATCTTCGCGCGTAGATACCGAATTGAGGCTCTGTTAGACCTACGGAGTCCACTGACGTTTCCCGGAGGAGCCGCGCATGCCCCGCCCCGCCCGTTTCCGCCCCGCCCTCTCCAGAAGGGCTCGCCTCGGCGCCACCACGATCGCCGCCCTCGTCGCCGGCTCCGCGGTCTTCGGCGTCGGCCAGGCCACCGCCGAACACTCCGTGCCGCGCACCGACAAGGAGATACCCAACCTCACGCAGGTGCAGGACAAGATCAAGGCGTACTACGGCGACACGGTGACGGCGGACGGCGAGCACTACGCCTCCCCGCACAGCAACTACGCACGGCAGGTCCGCGGCATCGAGGCCAAGGCCCGCACCTACCTGTCCAAGGCCCTCGCCCGGCACGACCGGGCGGGCAAGCAGTCCAAGCAGTCCAAGCAGGCCAAGCCGGCCATCGTCCTCGACATGGACGACACCACCCTGCTCACGTACAACTACGAACTCCAGGTGGGCTTCCACTACACCGAGGAGAGCCAGGACAAGTACCTGGCGCACACCGACATGGACCCGGTTTTCGGCATGAACCGGCTCGTCAACTGGGCGCACGCCAAGGGTGCCGAGGTGTTCTTCCTGACCGGCCGCAAGGAGGCGCAGCGCGACTGGAGCGTCCGCAACCTCAAGAACGTCGGCTACGGGGTCCCCCTGGACCGCCGGCACGTCTACCTGAAGAACAAGGAGAACCCGCCGGCCTACCTGCCCTGCGGCGCCACCTGCACGACGGTCGAGTACAAGTCGGGCACCCGCAAGCACATCGAGTCCCTCGGCTACCACGTCGTCGCCAACTTCGGGGACCAGTACAGCGACCTGAGCGGCGGCGCCGGCGACCGGACGTTCAAGCTGCCGAACCCGATGTACTACCTGCCGTAGGACGGCCTTCCGGCCCGTCCGCCTTCCGGCCCGTCCGCCTGCCGGGCGGACGGGCCGCGCCGTTGCGGGCGCCACCAGCGCCGTCAGCGCCGCCGTTGCTGTCAGCGCCGCTTGGGCAGGGGCACCCGCGACAGGTCCTGGGCGATGGTCAGTTCGCCGGTGTAGCCCGCCGAGCGGGCCTGCCGCTCGAACTCCGTGGGGTCGGCGTAGCGCTGCGAGAAGTGCGTCAGCACGAGATGCCGCACCCCGGCCCGCAGGGCGACCTTCGCGGCCTGCCCGGCCGTCAAGTGCCCATGATCGAGCGCCAGCTGGACATCCTCGTCCAGGAACGTCGACTCGATGACCAGCATGTCCACCCCCTCCGCGAGGGCATGGACGCCATCGCACAGCCGGGTGTCCATGACGAAGGCGAACCGCTGGCCGCGGCGCCGCTCGCTCACCTCGTCGAGGGTGACGCCGTTGAGCTCGCCGAGCCGCTGGATCCGCCCGACGTCCGGCCCGGCGATACCGTGCGCCGCCAGCCGCTCCGGCAGCATCCGGCGGGCGTCCGGCTCCACGAGGCGGTAGCCGTACGACTCGACGGGGTGCGAGAGCCGCCGTGCCTCCAGGACGTACGACTTCGAGCGGTCCAGCTCCCCGTCGGCGGCGACCGGCCGCTCGATCAGCTGGACCGTCTCCCGGTAGGCGGTGGCATACCGCAGCCGGTCGAAGAAGTGCTGTCCGCCGGCGGGATAGTGGGCGGTGACCGGATGCGGCACCCGGTCCAGGTTGATCCGCTGGATCACCCCGGCCAGGCCCAGCGAGTGGTCACCGTGGAAGTGGGTGACACAGATCCGGTTCAGGTCATGGGCGGCGACCCCGGCGCGCAGCATCTGCCGCTGCGTTCCCTCGCCGGGGTCGAAGAGCAGCCCCTCACCGTCCCACCGCAGCAGATAGCCGTTGTGGTTGCGGTGCCGGGTGGGTACCTGGCTCGCGGTGCCGAGGACCACCAGTTCACGTACGGACAAGTCGGCCCCGTCAGACCAGACGCTGAAGGTCGCAGCCGCCCAGCAGATGCGCATGGGCGTGGAAGATGGTCTGGCCGGCGCCGGGGCCGGTGTTGAACACGATGCGGTAGCCGGTCGTGTCGACCTTCTCCTCCGCGGCGATCACGCCGGCCTCGCGCAGCACATCGCCCGCGATCGCCGGTTCGGCCGTGGCCAACTCCCTGGCGTTCGCGTAGTGGACCTTGGGGATCACCAGGATGTGCGTCGGGGCCTGGGGATTGATGTCGCGGAACGCGACGGTGGTCTCGGTCTCCCGGACGATGGTCGCCGGCACCTCCCCCGCCACGATCTTGCAGAACAGGCAATCGGCCTGCGGTTCTCCCGCCACCGGTGGCTCCTCCCGAGTCATCCGCCGTACACACGGTGCGTACGACCTTCGGATGCTATCGGGCGGCGCCGTCGGGGGGTTGCAGTGACCGGGGGTGGGAGCGCGGGCTTCGTACCGGGCTGGGGCCGCCGAGGGGCTCGGGACTCCCGACGGGCACGTGCCTCCCGGCATCGCGCCGCGGGATCACTAAGCTGGCCGCAGAACCGCTGTCGCCCACCCATCACCGGGAGTGATGCACCATGGCCACCACGCGCACCGCCGAGACCCACTGGGAAGGCAACCTGCTGGAGGGCAAGGGCACCGTAGCCCTGGAGTCCTCCAAGCTCGGTACGTACGACGTGAACTGGCCCGCCCGCGCGGAGCAGCCCAACGGCGTCACCAGCCCCGAGGAGCTGATCGCGGCGGCCCACTCCTCCTGCTACTCCATGGCCTTCTCGCACGGCCTGGCCGGCAAGGGGTACACCGTCGAGGCCCTGGACACCCGGGCCGATGTCACCTTCCAGCCCGGTGAGGGCATCACCGCCATCGCGCTGACCGTCAAGGCCCGTGTCCCCGGCCTGTCCGAGGAGGACTTCCAGGCGGCGGCCCAGGACGCCAAGGCCAACTGCCCGGTGAGCCAGGCGCTGGCGGGCGTCAAGAACATCACGCTGGCGGCGGAGCTGCTCTGACGGGACGAGCGGCCGGGGCCGGTCGCTCCGCAGGGCGTCCCCGGGGCCGTGCGCCCCGGGGACGCCCGCCCGGTTCCAGAGGGTCTCCCCCTAGCTCCAGCGCCCCGTGCGCCCCAGCAGCAGCGCCGTCGCCGCCGTACCCGCCGTGGAGGTGCGCAGCACGGTCGTCCCCAGGCGGTACGGCTTGGCGCCGGCCTCGGCGAAGAGGGTGAGCTCCTCCGGGGAGACACCGCCTTCCGGCCCGACGACGAGCACGATCCGGCCCTCGGTGGGGAGTTCGGCGGTGGCGAGCGGGGAGCTGCCCTCCTCGTGGAGGACGGCCGCGAAATCGGCGTCGGCGAGCAGGGCGGCCACCTGCTTGGTCGTCAGCGGGTCCGCGACCTCGGGGAAGGTCAGCCGGCGCGACTGCTTGCCCGCCTCGCGGGCCGTGGCGCGCCATTTGCCGAGCGATTTCGCGGCCCGCTCGCCCTTCCACTGGGTCACGCAACGCGCCGCCGCCCAGGGCACGATGGCGTCCACACCGGTCTCGGTCATCGTCTCGACGGCCAGCTCGCCGCGGTCGCCCTTGGGAAGCGCCTGGACGACGGTGATCGTGGGGTTCGGCGGGGCCTCACTGCGCAGCTCGGTGACCGCGACGGTCAGCCGGTCCTTGCCCTCGACGGCGGCGACCGTGCCGTGCGCGCCGGCGCCATGCCCGTCCGTCAGGACGACCTCCTCGCCGGCCCGCAGCCGGCGCACCGACACCGCGTGCCGTCCCTCGGGGCCGTCCAGGGTCAGCGTGCCGCCGGCCCGTACATCCGCGAGGGAATCGACGAGGAAAACCGGCGCGGTCATGAGGCGCTGCCGGCGCCCGGGCGGCTCAACGCGGCGCGCGCCGCGTCCAGTTCGGCCGCCAGTACTTCCACGAGCTGCCCGGCGGGCAGCTCCCGGGCCAGCCGGTGCCCCTGCCCCGCCCACAGGTTCATGCCCTGTGCGTCGCCCGCCTTGGCCGCGGCCTTGCGCACGGTGGAGGTGAGGTAGTGGACGGCGGGGTAGGCCGCCGGGGCGTACGGGCCGTGCTCACGCATGAAGCGGTTGACCAGCCCACGGGCCGGCCGCCCGGAGAACGCCCGGGTCAACTCCGTATGCGTGAAGAGCGGGTTGGTCAGTGCCTGCTTGTGCAGCGGGTTGGCGCCCGATTCGGGGGTGGCGAGGAAGGCGGTGCCCAGCTGCGCCATGCTCGCCCCGGCGACCAGCACCGACGCGATCTGTGCCCCGCGCATCAGCCCGCCCGCGGCGATCGCCGGGATCTGCACGGCCTCGCGGACCTGGCCGAGCAGCGCCAGCAGGCCCAGCCCCGAGCCGGTCCCGTCGGCGTGCGGATCGTCGCGGTGGGTGCCCTGGTGGCCGCCGGCCTCCACGCCCTGCACGCACACCGCGTCGGCGCCCGACCACTGTGCGGCCTGCGCCTCGGCGGCGGTGGTGACCGTGACGATGGTGTACGTGCCGACCTTGGCGAAGGCGTCGAGGACCGCGCGCGAGGGGCAGCCGAAGGTGAAGGAGACCACCGGCACCGGGTCGTCCCGCAGGATCGCGAGCTTGGCCTCGTAGCCGTCGTCGATGGGCCCGTCGGTGTCGCCGAGTTCCGTCTCGTACCAAGTGGCCTCGCCCGCGAGTTGCTCGCGGTAGACCTCGACGACGGAGCCGTCGGCCAGCGAGGGCTGCGGCATGAAGAGATTGACGCCGAAGGGCCGGTCGGTCAGCGACCGCAGCTGCTTGATCTCCTGGTACATGCCGTCGGCGGTCTTGTAGCCGGCGGCGAGGAAGCCGAGACCGCCGGCGCCGCAGACGGCGGCGGCCAGCTCGGGTCCTGAGCCGCCTCCCGCCATCGGGGCCTGCACGATCGGGTAGCGGCAGAGCTCGGTCAGTGCGGTGGGCATGAGCACATCGTGTCACGCCCACCGCCCCGCTCCGAACCGGGGCGGCGACCGCTGCGCCGGCCCGGGGAACGGCTCCGCCCCCGGGCCCACCTGGGGCTATCGCCCGTTGAACGCATCCTTCAGGCGCGAGAACAGACCCTGCTGCCCCGGCTGGAACTGCCCCGTGGGCCGTTCCTCCCCGCGGAGCTTGGCCAGCCGCCGCAGCAGGTCTTCCTGGTCGGGGTCGAGCTTGGACGGGGTCTGCACCTCGACGTGGACGATGAGGTCGCCCCGGCCGCCGCCACGCAGATGGGTCACCCCGCGCTGGTGCAGCGGGATCGACTGGCCGGACTGGGTGCCGGGCCGGACATCGATCTCCTCCACCCCGTCCAGCGTCTCCAGCGGGCACTTCGTGCCCAGCGCCGCCGCTGTCATCGGGATGGTGACCGTGCAGTGCAGATCGTCGCCGCGCCGCTGGAAGACCGAGTGCGCCAGCTCGTGGATCTCCACATAGAGATCGCCGGCGGGGCCGCCGCCGGGGCCGACCTCGCCCTCGCCCGCGAGCTGGATGCGGGTGCCGTTGTCGACACCGGCCGGGATCTTGACGGTCAGCGTGCGGCGGGAGCGGATCCGGCCGTCGCCTGCGCACTCGGGGCACGGGGTCGGCACGACCGTGCCGAAGCCCTGGCACTGCGGGCAGGGCCTGGACGTCATGACCTGGCCGAGGAAGGACCGGGTGACCTGCGAGACCTCACCGCGGCCGCGGCACATGTCACAGGTCTGCGCCGAGGTACCCGGCGCGGCTCCCTCACCGGTGCACGTCGTACAGACGACGGCGGTGTCGACCTGGATGTCCTTGGCCGTGCCGAAGGCCGCTTCGTTCAGCTCGATGTCGAGCCGGATCATGGCGTCCTGGCCGCGGCGGGTGCGCGAGCGCGGCCCGCGCTGCGACGCGGTGCCGAAGAACGCGTCCATGATGTCGGAGAAGTTGCCGAAGCCCGCGCCGAAGCCGCCCGCGCCCTGGCCGCCGCCCGCCTGCGAGAGGGGGTCGCCGCCGAGGTCGTAGACCTGCTTCTTCTGCGGGTCCGACAGAACCTCGTAAGCGGCGTTGATCTCCTTGAACCGCTCCTGGGTCTTGGGATCCGGATTCACGTCCGGGTGCAGCTCACGCGCCAGCCGGCGGAAGGCTTTCTTGATCTGGTCCTGCGAGGCGTCACGGCTGATGCCGAGGACCGAGTAGTAATCCGTGGCCACTTACGACTCCGCGAGGATTTGTCCGACGTAACGTGCCACTGCGCGTACCGCTCCCATCGTTCCGGGGTAGTCCATGC
This Streptomyces decoyicus DNA region includes the following protein-coding sequences:
- a CDS encoding S-(hydroxymethyl)mycothiol dehydrogenase translates to MAQEVRGVIAPGKNEPVRLETILVPDPGPGEAVVKIQACGVCHTDLHYKQGGINDDFPFLLGHEAAGVVESVGDGVTDVAPGDFVVLNWRAVCGQCRACLRGRPQYCFDTHNARQKMTLKDGTELSPALGIGAFADKTLVAAGQCTKVDPRMAPEAAGLLGCGVMAGIGAAINTGGVGRGDSVAVIGCGGVGNAAVVGARLAGAVTIIAVDIDDRKLETARSMGATHTVNSRSTDPVEAVRELTGGFGADVVIDAVGRPETYRQAFYARDLAGTVVLVGVPTPDMTLELPLLDVFGRGGALKSSWYGDCLPSRDFPMLVDLHLQGRIDLGAFVTETIGIDDVEQAFARMESGDVLRSVVTL
- a CDS encoding histidine triad nucleotide-binding protein: MAGEPQADCLFCKIVAGEVPATIVRETETTVAFRDINPQAPTHILVIPKVHYANARELATAEPAIAGDVLREAGVIAAEEKVDTTGYRIVFNTGPGAGQTIFHAHAHLLGGCDLQRLV
- a CDS encoding MBL fold metallo-hydrolase, with amino-acid sequence MAARIDHLVTSGTFSLDGGTWDVDNNVWIVGDDDEAIVIDAAHDADAILEALGGRTLRAIVCTHGHNDHIDAAPALASRTGARIHLHPADLPLWKMTHPDTAPDAELADGQVLTIAGTDLTVLHTPGHAPGAVCLHAPELGTVFTGDTLFQGGPGATGRSFSDFPTIVASIRDRLLTLPPTTQVRTGHGDATTIGAEAPHLEEWLKRGH
- a CDS encoding 16S rRNA (uracil(1498)-N(3))-methyltransferase, translated to MTAPVFLVDSLADVRAGGTLTLDGPEGRHAVSVRRLRAGEEVVLTDGHGAGAHGTVAAVEGKDRLTVAVTELRSEAPPNPTITVVQALPKGDRGELAVETMTETGVDAIVPWAAARCVTQWKGERAAKSLGKWRATAREAGKQSRRLTFPEVADPLTTKQVAALLADADFAAVLHEEGSSPLATAELPTEGRIVLVVGPEGGVSPEELTLFAEAGAKPYRLGTTVLRTSTAGTAATALLLGRTGRWS
- a CDS encoding glucarate dehydratase family protein, whose amino-acid sequence is MTDAQHSLTITEVRITPILVADPPLLNTQGVHQPYTPRLIIELITEGGATGLGETYGDTKYLELAQPLASALIGRSVTDLNALPALAAEVCGDSPAATGAEAVDVGGLRGVQTADKLRLSVLSGFEVACLDAWGRSAGLPVHALLGGKVRDRVEFSAYLFYRWEEHPGGRGERDDWGAALDPAGVVAQARRFADTYGFTSFKLKGGVFAPAQEVAAIRALAAAFPGQPLRIDPNGAWSVRTSLEVADELGDVLEYLEDPTSGTARMAEVAAGTPLPLATNMCVTTFDEIAGAFTRGAVQVVLSDHHYWGGLRATRELAAVCRTFGVGLSMHSNTHLGISLAAMTQVAATVPHLDHACDSHYPWQTEDVLTERLTFRDGRLDVGDAPGLGVTLDRDRLAVLHRRWLADDGGLRDRDDAAAMRHADPAWVTPALPRW
- a CDS encoding HAD family acid phosphatase, whose amino-acid sequence is MPRPARFRPALSRRARLGATTIAALVAGSAVFGVGQATAEHSVPRTDKEIPNLTQVQDKIKAYYGDTVTADGEHYASPHSNYARQVRGIEAKARTYLSKALARHDRAGKQSKQSKQAKPAIVLDMDDTTLLTYNYELQVGFHYTEESQDKYLAHTDMDPVFGMNRLVNWAHAKGAEVFFLTGRKEAQRDWSVRNLKNVGYGVPLDRRHVYLKNKENPPAYLPCGATCTTVEYKSGTRKHIESLGYHVVANFGDQYSDLSGGAGDRTFKLPNPMYYLP
- a CDS encoding nitronate monooxygenase; this encodes MPTALTELCRYPIVQAPMAGGGSGPELAAAVCGAGGLGFLAAGYKTADGMYQEIKQLRSLTDRPFGVNLFMPQPSLADGSVVEVYREQLAGEATWYETELGDTDGPIDDGYEAKLAILRDDPVPVVSFTFGCPSRAVLDAFAKVGTYTIVTVTTAAEAQAAQWSGADAVCVQGVEAGGHQGTHRDDPHADGTGSGLGLLALLGQVREAVQIPAIAAGGLMRGAQIASVLVAGASMAQLGTAFLATPESGANPLHKQALTNPLFTHTELTRAFSGRPARGLVNRFMREHGPYAPAAYPAVHYLTSTVRKAAAKAGDAQGMNLWAGQGHRLARELPAGQLVEVLAAELDAARAALSRPGAGSAS
- a CDS encoding OsmC family protein; translated protein: MATTRTAETHWEGNLLEGKGTVALESSKLGTYDVNWPARAEQPNGVTSPEELIAAAHSSCYSMAFSHGLAGKGYTVEALDTRADVTFQPGEGITAIALTVKARVPGLSEEDFQAAAQDAKANCPVSQALAGVKNITLAAELL
- the dnaJ gene encoding molecular chaperone DnaJ, giving the protein MATDYYSVLGISRDASQDQIKKAFRRLARELHPDVNPDPKTQERFKEINAAYEVLSDPQKKQVYDLGGDPLSQAGGGQGAGGFGAGFGNFSDIMDAFFGTASQRGPRSRTRRGQDAMIRLDIELNEAAFGTAKDIQVDTAVVCTTCTGEGAAPGTSAQTCDMCRGRGEVSQVTRSFLGQVMTSRPCPQCQGFGTVVPTPCPECAGDGRIRSRRTLTVKIPAGVDNGTRIQLAGEGEVGPGGGPAGDLYVEIHELAHSVFQRRGDDLHCTVTIPMTAAALGTKCPLETLDGVEEIDVRPGTQSGQSIPLHQRGVTHLRGGGRGDLIVHVEVQTPSKLDPDQEDLLRRLAKLRGEERPTGQFQPGQQGLFSRLKDAFNGR
- a CDS encoding ribonuclease Z — translated: MSVRELVVLGTASQVPTRHRNHNGYLLRWDGEGLLFDPGEGTQRQMLRAGVAAHDLNRICVTHFHGDHSLGLAGVIQRINLDRVPHPVTAHYPAGGQHFFDRLRYATAYRETVQLIERPVAADGELDRSKSYVLEARRLSHPVESYGYRLVEPDARRMLPERLAAHGIAGPDVGRIQRLGELNGVTLDEVSERRRGQRFAFVMDTRLCDGVHALAEGVDMLVIESTFLDEDVQLALDHGHLTAGQAAKVALRAGVRHLVLTHFSQRYADPTEFERQARSAGYTGELTIAQDLSRVPLPKRR